From Triticum urartu cultivar G1812 chromosome 2, Tu2.1, whole genome shotgun sequence, a single genomic window includes:
- the LOC125541177 gene encoding uncharacterized protein LOC125541177 — MEAVISVVTGELVSRFISFLKNKYNSSLSRAQSEKMEERLQDLLMRVSIVIEEADVQYITNSGMLLQLKMLSGAMYKGYCMLDTLRFQNHQESACFDQVRINDSSSNNLYLSIPFKRSRTKTEMDDKAMRLESDGALESLEIVVANMTEFVVFLGGCERMSRRPYDIYLHTNNFMFSRHAEKQNLLTFLLEHNDFHAPAVLPIIGGVGVGKKTLVAHVCADERVRSQFSTTLHLNGDNLLTVLDHGGTMFGMILVVIEFVSDIGDDDSKKFHLFLVRMNRGSKIIIISKLKGLARFGSVHPIFLSVLSYDEFRYLFKTLAFGSVDPAEHPRLLELADEFANQLHNKQGSLVAINTFSHVLRMNLTTQFWCCIFDKMTRHVKRNLYIHGAHPSKLMEQGLPVDITDFALHPLTMTSYTSNIPIKEESPSVTFAELLANPSVRPEGDFTLIRYESRIPPHKSFVHLVTSRAQDTHEGSSTLPGRKRRGVPI, encoded by the coding sequence ATGGAGGCTGTCATATCCGTAGTCACGGGTGAACTAGTGAGTCGTTTCATCTCCTTCCTCAAAAACAAGTACAACTCCTCCTTGAGCCGTGCACAATCAGAGAAGATGGAGGAGAGATTGCAGGACCTCCTGATGAGAGTCAGCATCGTCATCGAGGAGGCGGATGTGCAGTACATAACCAACTCTGGGATGTTATTGCAGCTCAAAATGCTCTCAGGGGCCATGTACAAAGGATACTGCATGCTGGACACCCTGAGGTTCCAGAACCACCAAGAGAGTGCATGCTTTGACCAGGTTAGAATCAACGACTCATCTAGCAACAACTTGTATTTATCCATTCCTTTCAAGCGTTCTCGGACAAAAACtgagatggatgacaaggccatGCGCCTCGAGTCAGATGGTGCCTTGGAAAGCTTAGAAATTGTTGTTGCTAATATGACAGAATTTGTTGTGTTTCTGGGTGGATGTGAGCGCATGTCTCGTAGGCCATATGACATTTATCTTCACACCAACAACTTCATGTTCAGCCGACATGCTGAAAAGCAAAATCTCTTGACCTTCTTGTTGGAGCACAACGATTTTCATGCACCAGCAGTTCTTCCAATCATAGGTGGTGTTGGAGTTGGGAAGAAAACATTGGTTGCTCATGTGTGTGCAGACGAAAGGGTTCGCTCACAATTCTCCACTACTTTGCACTTGAATGGAGACAACCTCTTGACGGTACTTGACCATGGAGGAACCATGTTTGGGATGATCTTGGTAGTTATAGAGTTTGTTTCTGATATAGGCGATGATGACTCGAAAAAGTTTCACTTGTTTCTCGTAAGAATGAACAGAGGAAGCAAGATCATCATCATAAGTAAACTTAAAGGATTAGCCCGGTTTGGATCGGTGCATCCTATTTTCTTAAGTGTTTTGTCTTATGATGAGTTTAGGTATCTTTTTAAGACCCTAGCATTCGGGAGCGTAGACCCTGCAGAACATCCACGACTACTGGAATTAGCAGATGAGTTTGCCAATCAGCTGCACAATAAGCAAGGTTCACTTGTAGCAATAAATACGTTCTCACATGTGTTGAGAATGAACCTCACTACTCAGTTTTGGTGTTGCATATTTGACAAGATGACAAGGCATGTTAAAAGAAACCTCTACATACATGGTGCACACCCCAGCAAGCTTATGGAACAAGGCCTTCCAGTCGACATAACGGACTTTGCTTTGCATCCACTTACCATGACAAGTTATACAAGTAATATTCCAATCAAGGAGGAATCACCAAGTGTGACATTTGCAGAGCTTCTAGCAAATCCTAGTGTTAGACCAGAAGGAGACTTCACTCTAATTAGATATGAATCAAGGATACCCCCTCATAAATCATTTGTTCATTTGGTTACAAGCCGTGCTCAGGATACACATGAAGGTAGTAGTACCTTGCCAGGGAGAAAGCGACGGGGTGTGCCAATCTAA